One region of Aeromicrobium sp. Sec7.5 genomic DNA includes:
- a CDS encoding TetR/AcrR family transcriptional regulator — translation MTTSRPGLRKSPQQERSKHMVDRIVTAGRQVLTEHGYERATTNRVAEAAGISPGSLYQYFPNKEAVLSAVVDAYSNEITEQLTAVVTERLDRPPLELMRASYEGLLEILEANREYVRLMTRELPRARVAPHVDQIERRISELIGAYLAVSRPTDRVQPAVSAWLLVRMVEHLCVQWVLEEPGFSRETLLDELMLLSAAHLAPT, via the coding sequence ATGACGACGTCACGCCCCGGACTGCGCAAGTCCCCGCAGCAGGAACGGTCGAAGCACATGGTCGACCGGATCGTCACCGCCGGCCGTCAGGTCCTGACCGAGCACGGCTACGAGCGCGCGACGACGAACCGGGTCGCCGAGGCCGCCGGCATCAGTCCCGGATCGCTGTACCAGTACTTCCCGAACAAGGAAGCCGTGCTGTCGGCCGTGGTCGACGCCTACTCGAACGAGATCACCGAGCAGCTCACCGCCGTGGTCACTGAACGCCTCGACCGGCCACCGCTCGAGCTCATGCGGGCCTCCTACGAGGGACTGCTCGAAATCCTGGAGGCGAACCGCGAGTACGTGCGCCTGATGACCCGAGAGCTGCCCCGTGCTCGCGTCGCGCCGCATGTCGACCAGATCGAGCGGCGCATCAGCGAGCTGATCGGGGCGTACCTGGCGGTCTCGCGGCCGACCGACCGCGTGCAGCCGGCGGTCTCCGCGTGGCTGCTGGTGCGCATGGTCGAGCACCTCTGCGTGCAGTGGGTCCTGGAGGAGCCGGGATTCTCCCGGGAGACGCTCCTGGACGAGCTGATGCTCCTCAGCGCGGCGCACCTGGCACCCACCTGA
- a CDS encoding DMT family transporter: MTPTFPRAAMVPFMVLAGALVALQSRVNGALADEIGSGLRAGALAAVISFGSGLAVISVAVVTTPAGRTSMRRLAHARAVKRLRWYELLGGLGGAFFVASQGIAVGTIGVALFIVAFTAGQSLSSLAVDHIGFGPGGVQRASAGRAVAAAFAIVAVLLKALDQIETGATWLTLALAVLAFATGVAQAVQQALNGRVSKVVGSPATTWNNFLVGTTALLVLLAASFLVDGQVGTLPTTGWLYLGGVLGIGFIMVAAIAVHAYGVLVLGLCMIAGQVVTAEVLDVIDPAVEVGPLGIAGGVVALVGVGVALALTSPRDTPTA, encoded by the coding sequence GTGACACCGACCTTCCCACGGGCCGCGATGGTCCCGTTCATGGTGCTGGCCGGTGCCCTGGTGGCCCTGCAGTCCCGCGTGAACGGCGCCCTCGCCGACGAGATCGGCTCGGGTCTGCGGGCCGGGGCGCTGGCGGCCGTCATCAGCTTCGGCAGCGGCCTCGCGGTCATCTCGGTCGCCGTGGTGACCACCCCCGCGGGCCGCACGTCGATGCGGAGGCTGGCGCACGCGCGCGCCGTCAAGCGACTGCGGTGGTACGAGCTGCTCGGCGGGCTCGGCGGAGCGTTCTTCGTCGCGAGCCAGGGCATCGCGGTCGGCACGATCGGCGTCGCCCTGTTCATCGTGGCGTTCACCGCGGGCCAGTCGCTGAGCTCACTGGCCGTCGACCACATCGGCTTCGGCCCCGGCGGTGTCCAGCGGGCCTCCGCCGGTCGGGCCGTGGCGGCGGCGTTCGCGATCGTGGCGGTGCTGCTCAAGGCCCTCGACCAGATCGAGACCGGCGCCACGTGGCTGACGCTCGCGCTGGCGGTCCTGGCCTTCGCGACGGGCGTCGCCCAGGCGGTCCAGCAGGCGCTGAACGGCCGCGTGTCGAAGGTCGTCGGCTCCCCCGCCACGACGTGGAACAACTTCCTAGTCGGGACGACCGCGCTGCTCGTGCTGCTCGCCGCCTCGTTCCTGGTCGACGGGCAGGTCGGCACGTTGCCGACGACGGGATGGCTCTACCTCGGCGGCGTGCTCGGCATCGGCTTCATCATGGTCGCGGCGATCGCGGTGCACGCCTACGGCGTGCTCGTGCTGGGGCTGTGCATGATCGCGGGCCAGGTCGTGACGGCGGAGGTGCTCGACGTGATCGACCCTGCGGTCGAGGTCGGCCCGCTCGGGATCGCCGGCGGCGTCGTGGCCCTCGTCGGCGTCGGCGTGGCGCTGGCACTGACGTCCCCGCGGGACACGCCGACGGCGTGA
- a CDS encoding alpha/beta hydrolase, with protein sequence MSFLADAQAVMTGATARLTVHYGRDRVFAGGDLPQPERLKIPTRHGRVRCEVYSDPARTVPAPVHVHLHGGAFLMRYPRMDDFWCRYLVAEAGVTVVNVDYDVAPRRRYPVAQEQAHDVLAWVQQNGDWDRTRLTVSGFSAGGNLAASACLQAADLGTPLPRLQLLGVPSLDVSTVDKPAAAGAMISPAVIDLVRKTYFRDVERRTEPYASPLLAATLAGQPPAFVVTASRDRLRAEAVAYVARLEAAGVPVEHLDLPGRDHYFLDGPAEDAGRAMATMAAAVANA encoded by the coding sequence ATGTCGTTCCTCGCCGATGCCCAGGCCGTCATGACGGGCGCGACCGCGCGCCTCACCGTGCACTACGGCCGGGACCGGGTCTTCGCCGGCGGCGACCTTCCGCAGCCAGAGCGGTTGAAGATCCCGACCCGCCACGGCCGGGTCCGGTGCGAGGTCTACAGCGATCCCGCGCGGACCGTTCCTGCCCCCGTGCACGTGCACCTGCACGGCGGCGCGTTCCTCATGCGGTACCCGCGGATGGACGACTTCTGGTGCCGCTACCTGGTGGCCGAGGCCGGCGTCACGGTCGTCAACGTCGACTACGACGTCGCCCCGCGCCGCCGCTATCCCGTGGCCCAGGAGCAGGCCCACGACGTCCTGGCCTGGGTGCAGCAGAACGGCGACTGGGACCGGACCCGACTGACGGTGAGCGGGTTCAGCGCCGGGGGCAACCTCGCGGCGTCCGCGTGCCTCCAGGCGGCCGACCTCGGGACCCCGCTGCCCCGACTCCAGCTGCTCGGCGTGCCGTCGCTCGACGTGTCCACGGTCGACAAGCCCGCGGCCGCTGGCGCCATGATCTCGCCGGCCGTGATCGACCTGGTGCGCAAGACCTACTTCCGCGACGTCGAGCGGCGGACCGAGCCGTACGCATCACCCTTGCTCGCAGCGACCCTCGCCGGCCAGCCGCCCGCGTTCGTCGTCACCGCCTCCCGTGACCGCCTCCGGGCGGAGGCCGTCGCCTACGTCGCCCGGCTCGAGGCCGCAGGCGTGCCCGTCGAGCACCTCGACCTGCCGGGCCGCGACCACTACTTCCTCGACGGTCCGGCCGAGGACGCCGGGCGCGCGATGGCGACGATGGCGGCAGCCGTCGCGAACGCCTGA
- a CDS encoding UDP-N-acetylglucosamine 1-carboxyvinyltransferase has product MIRDARVRANKTQAQLAESLGSSQSAVNRIEKGSQNLTLEMVARIGSALDSGLVNVGSSGPSHLRVHGGIELHGSIDVKSSKNAGVALLCACLLNAGTTVLRKVARIEEVNRLLEVLSSIGVRTRWLNADNDLELVVPAELRLDQMDETAARRTRSIIMFLGPLIHRESTFELPYAGGCDLGTRTVEPHMTALKHFGLKVVATEGSYHADATPHVPEKAIVLTERGDTVTENALLAAARVDGVTVIRNASPNYMVQDLCFFLLELGVEIEGIGTTTLRVTGKPRISRDVEYAPSEDPIEAMSLIAAAIVTQSSITVRRVPIEFMEIELAVLEDMGFRYDQSPEYLAENGRTRLVDVTTHPSPMRAPIDKIHPMPFPGLNIDNLPFFAVIAATATGQTMLHDWVYENRAIYLTELNKLGAKVTLMDPHRVLVEGPTHWSGSEMVCPPALRPAVVILLAMLAAKGTSVLRNVYVINRGYEDLAERLNALGARIETFRDI; this is encoded by the coding sequence ATGATCCGCGACGCCCGCGTCCGGGCCAACAAGACCCAGGCCCAGCTCGCCGAGTCGCTCGGCAGCAGCCAGAGCGCCGTCAACCGGATCGAGAAGGGGTCGCAGAACCTCACCCTCGAGATGGTCGCCAGGATCGGCAGCGCGCTCGACTCCGGGCTCGTGAACGTGGGCTCCTCGGGACCGAGCCACCTGCGGGTGCACGGTGGCATCGAGCTGCACGGCTCGATCGACGTGAAGTCGAGCAAGAACGCCGGCGTGGCGCTCCTGTGCGCCTGCCTGCTCAACGCGGGCACCACCGTGCTGCGCAAGGTCGCGCGGATCGAGGAGGTCAACCGGCTGCTCGAGGTGCTGTCGTCGATCGGCGTCCGCACGCGCTGGCTCAACGCCGACAACGACCTCGAGCTCGTCGTCCCGGCCGAGCTGCGGCTCGACCAGATGGACGAGACGGCGGCCCGGCGCACGCGCAGCATCATCATGTTCCTCGGCCCGCTGATCCACCGCGAGTCGACCTTCGAGCTCCCCTACGCCGGCGGCTGCGATCTCGGCACCCGCACGGTCGAGCCGCACATGACCGCGCTGAAGCACTTCGGGCTCAAGGTCGTCGCGACCGAGGGCAGCTACCACGCCGACGCCACGCCGCACGTGCCCGAGAAGGCCATCGTCCTGACCGAGCGCGGCGACACCGTCACCGAGAACGCCCTCCTGGCCGCGGCCCGGGTCGACGGCGTCACGGTCATCCGCAACGCCAGCCCGAACTACATGGTCCAGGACCTCTGCTTCTTCCTGCTCGAGCTGGGCGTCGAGATCGAGGGCATCGGCACGACGACCCTGCGCGTCACGGGCAAGCCGCGCATCAGCCGCGACGTCGAGTACGCGCCGAGCGAGGACCCGATCGAGGCGATGAGCCTGATCGCCGCGGCGATCGTCACGCAGTCGAGCATCACGGTGCGCCGCGTGCCGATCGAGTTCATGGAGATCGAGCTGGCGGTGCTCGAGGACATGGGCTTCCGCTACGACCAGAGCCCGGAGTACCTCGCCGAGAACGGCCGGACGCGACTCGTCGACGTCACGACCCATCCCTCGCCCATGCGGGCACCGATCGACAAGATCCACCCGATGCCGTTCCCGGGCCTCAACATCGACAACCTGCCCTTCTTCGCCGTGATCGCCGCCACCGCCACGGGCCAGACGATGCTGCACGACTGGGTCTACGAGAACCGGGCCATCTACCTGACCGAGCTCAACAAGCTCGGCGCCAAGGTGACCCTGATGGACCCGCACCGCGTGCTGGTCGAGGGACCCACCCACTGGAGCGGCTCCGAGATGGTCTGCCCGCCGGCACTCCGTCCGGCGGTCGTGATCCTGCTGGCGATGCTGGCGGCCAAGGGCACCTCGGTGCTGCGCAACGTCTACGTCATCAACCGTGGCTACGAGGACCTCGCCGAGCGTCTCAACGCCCTCGGCGCGCGGATCGAGACCTTCCGCGACATCTGA
- a CDS encoding 4a-hydroxytetrahydrobiopterin dehydratase, with protein sequence MSDSATPVPTTQFLAEGLHDWVLADRWLHARFATPDFVTGLALVVAIGDAAETANHHPDVMLRYGHVEVHLRSHDVGDLTTRDLRLAHRITELAAEHGAEAKPSAVTLQLLALDAADLEAVGRFWSAVYTGSPDNVDGNDVVDPDTHEILLWLQATQPHSEPPQRFHVDLWVAPEVAPDRIAAILAAGGTLVSEDESPSFTVLADPEGNKVCICTCLERQP encoded by the coding sequence ATGAGTGACTCCGCCACCCCCGTCCCGACCACCCAGTTCCTCGCCGAGGGCCTGCACGACTGGGTGCTGGCCGATCGATGGCTGCACGCCCGCTTCGCGACCCCGGACTTCGTGACCGGTCTCGCGCTCGTCGTCGCGATCGGCGATGCCGCGGAGACCGCGAACCACCACCCGGACGTGATGCTGCGGTACGGCCACGTCGAGGTGCACCTGCGCAGCCACGACGTCGGCGACCTGACGACGCGGGACCTCCGCCTCGCCCACCGAATCACCGAGCTCGCGGCCGAGCACGGTGCCGAGGCCAAGCCCTCCGCCGTCACGCTGCAGCTGCTCGCTCTCGATGCCGCCGACCTCGAGGCGGTCGGTCGCTTCTGGTCGGCCGTCTACACCGGCTCACCGGACAACGTCGACGGCAACGACGTGGTCGATCCCGACACGCACGAGATCCTCCTGTGGCTGCAGGCGACCCAGCCGCACAGCGAGCCGCCTCAGCGCTTCCACGTCGACCTCTGGGTCGCGCCCGAGGTGGCGCCCGATCGCATCGCTGCGATCCTGGCCGCCGGCGGGACCCTGGTCAGCGAGGACGAGTCGCCGTCGTTCACGGTGCTGGCCGATCCGGAGGGCAACAAGGTCTGCATCTGCACCTGTCTGGAACGCCAGCCGTGA
- a CDS encoding MBL fold metallo-hydrolase: MQITRFGHAAVLVEAAGRRVLIDPGAFSSPATFGLEHLDAIVVTHQHPDHVDRDRVPTLLAASPEALLLADPMTAGELGGPWQAHTDGDRHDLGDLVLRAAGRQHAEILPSLPIVDNVGILVTAPGEPTLFHPGDSYATTPDGVDVLALPLGAPWAKVSETVDFLRRVAPRVAFPVHDCTISALAYDIYWNHVVNHGGVDDVRRLDQTDGTAVDLADASA, translated from the coding sequence GTGCAGATCACCCGCTTCGGACATGCGGCCGTGCTCGTGGAGGCGGCGGGCCGCCGGGTCCTGATCGATCCGGGTGCCTTCAGCTCGCCGGCGACCTTCGGACTCGAGCACCTCGATGCGATCGTCGTGACCCACCAGCACCCGGACCACGTCGATCGAGACCGCGTCCCCACGCTTCTTGCAGCGAGTCCCGAGGCGCTGCTGCTGGCCGACCCGATGACCGCCGGCGAGCTGGGCGGCCCATGGCAGGCCCACACCGACGGTGACCGCCACGACCTCGGAGACCTGGTCCTGCGCGCCGCGGGACGGCAGCACGCCGAGATCCTGCCGTCGCTCCCGATCGTCGACAACGTGGGCATCCTCGTCACGGCGCCGGGCGAGCCGACGCTCTTCCACCCCGGTGACAGCTACGCGACGACTCCTGACGGCGTCGACGTCCTCGCCCTCCCCCTCGGCGCGCCCTGGGCCAAGGTCTCCGAGACGGTCGACTTCCTGCGCCGCGTGGCTCCACGCGTGGCCTTCCCGGTGCACGACTGCACGATCTCGGCGCTGGCGTACGACATCTACTGGAACCACGTCGTGAACCACGGCGGCGTCGACGACGTGCGCCGCCTGGACCAGACCGACGGCACCGCGGTCGACCTCGCGGACGCCAGCGCGTGA
- a CDS encoding TetR/AcrR family transcriptional regulator: MGLRETNATRTRNGIADAAMTLFLERGYEQTTMEEVAVAAEVGLSTLYRYFPTKELLGTSYLGEPGQLAELVRARPGDEPVELALGEALLEFVSFSDEELVHSGRIRDLIQENPRMHGRLLDWLMQTHLALTAALAERRGAPEDDIVASALSWNAVLVLERASDRMRSRPGGAVTDAVREVVAELEGADVMGPRLPRP; this comes from the coding sequence ATGGGCCTGCGCGAGACGAATGCCACACGCACGCGGAACGGGATCGCCGACGCGGCCATGACGCTCTTCCTTGAGCGCGGCTACGAGCAGACCACGATGGAAGAGGTCGCGGTCGCGGCGGAGGTGGGTCTGTCCACGCTCTACCGGTACTTCCCGACCAAGGAGCTCCTCGGCACCTCCTACCTCGGCGAGCCGGGGCAGCTGGCCGAGCTGGTCCGGGCTCGACCCGGCGATGAGCCGGTTGAGCTGGCGCTCGGCGAGGCGCTCCTGGAGTTCGTGTCCTTCAGCGACGAGGAGCTGGTCCACTCGGGCCGGATCCGTGACCTCATCCAGGAGAACCCCCGCATGCACGGGCGGCTCCTCGACTGGCTCATGCAGACCCATCTGGCCCTCACGGCAGCGCTGGCCGAGCGGCGAGGCGCACCGGAGGACGACATCGTCGCCTCCGCCCTCTCCTGGAACGCCGTGCTGGTGCTCGAGCGGGCCTCGGACCGGATGCGGAGCCGCCCGGGTGGAGCCGTCACCGACGCCGTGCGCGAGGTCGTCGCCGAGCTCGAGGGCGCCGACGTCATGGGGCCTCGTCTGCCCCGTCCGTGA
- a CDS encoding tetratricopeptide repeat protein — MSHEGDEAVRLFEAAGEHDSAGREVEAAALYEQAMSLGLDEDRSAQATIQYASTLRNLGRAEEAVVPTLPRYQRSVAAYGVALTDGADEAP, encoded by the coding sequence GTGAGTCACGAGGGCGACGAGGCGGTTCGGCTCTTCGAGGCCGCCGGAGAGCACGACAGCGCCGGACGCGAGGTCGAGGCAGCCGCCCTGTACGAGCAGGCGATGAGCCTCGGACTCGACGAGGACAGGTCGGCGCAGGCGACGATCCAGTACGCCTCGACCCTGCGGAACCTCGGTCGAGCGGAGGAGGCCGTGGTCCCGACGCTTCCGCGCTACCAGCGCTCCGTCGCCGCCTACGGCGTCGCACTCACGGACGGGGCAGACGAGGCCCCATGA
- a CDS encoding oxygenase MpaB family protein — MSAPLLPDVTGRVAHPAPPTRFRAAEARGAAIGKMLRVVGRVREVDEDLMTRIGERFWTVDEPGARLAAAIRSKGDDQVRLDQFHRALAHGIDAVPEAPRALREFFATVEDTPDWVDVDLMNRGGEVYRRLGRNAGDVLLQLSLIGGYRFGGPTDLLVATGGLTGDMTRRRLAETQAWSIAVTEHDAMRRDGAGWRLTAHVRLMHALVNHRFDARPEWDAAHWGRPINQTDQAATLGLFTGALLLGVRTLGVTVTREESRAVMHLWKYVGWVMGVDEDWLFDTEREQHRLNYHVLLAQDDVTEAGARLAGSIVEAQADLHFRRFGALRRWYAPRRLLSMLRPFLGRRGLADLGLPVRLPWATALVVPGNLWRYGVLVRTAWGRRRIDRWARAYRDEQMYRYFGDDAPDVGRLGA, encoded by the coding sequence ATGTCAGCACCCTTGCTCCCCGACGTCACGGGCCGCGTCGCTCACCCCGCGCCCCCCACCCGATTCCGGGCTGCCGAGGCTCGCGGTGCCGCCATCGGGAAGATGCTCCGCGTCGTGGGTCGGGTGCGCGAGGTCGACGAGGACCTCATGACCCGCATCGGCGAGCGGTTCTGGACCGTCGACGAGCCCGGCGCACGGCTCGCGGCCGCGATCCGGTCGAAGGGTGACGACCAGGTCCGGCTCGACCAGTTCCACCGGGCGCTGGCGCACGGCATCGACGCCGTTCCGGAAGCACCCCGCGCGCTGCGGGAGTTCTTCGCCACCGTGGAGGACACGCCGGACTGGGTCGACGTGGACCTCATGAATCGCGGGGGCGAGGTCTATCGGCGACTCGGACGCAACGCCGGAGACGTCCTGCTGCAGCTGTCCCTGATCGGTGGCTACCGCTTCGGCGGCCCGACCGACCTGCTCGTCGCCACCGGGGGCCTGACCGGCGACATGACGCGTCGCCGGCTCGCCGAGACGCAAGCGTGGAGCATCGCCGTGACCGAGCACGACGCGATGCGTCGGGACGGCGCCGGGTGGAGGCTCACGGCCCACGTGCGCCTCATGCACGCACTGGTCAACCACCGGTTCGACGCCCGCCCGGAGTGGGACGCGGCGCACTGGGGCCGTCCGATCAACCAGACCGACCAGGCCGCGACGCTGGGCCTCTTCACCGGCGCGCTCCTGCTGGGTGTCCGGACCCTCGGCGTCACGGTCACCCGTGAGGAGTCGCGGGCCGTGATGCACCTCTGGAAGTACGTCGGCTGGGTCATGGGCGTCGACGAGGACTGGCTGTTCGACACCGAGCGCGAGCAGCACCGGCTGAACTACCACGTGCTGCTCGCCCAGGACGACGTGACGGAAGCCGGTGCCCGGCTCGCAGGCTCGATCGTCGAGGCGCAGGCCGACCTGCACTTCCGGCGGTTCGGCGCGCTCCGCCGCTGGTACGCGCCGCGCCGCCTGCTGAGCATGCTGCGCCCCTTCCTGGGAAGACGGGGGCTGGCCGACCTGGGTCTCCCGGTGCGCCTGCCGTGGGCCACGGCCCTGGTGGTGCCGGGCAACCTCTGGCGGTACGGCGTGCTGGTGCGGACCGCGTGGGGGCGTCGGCGGATCGATCGCTGGGCCCGCGCCTACCGCGACGAGCAGATGTACCGCTACTTCGGCGACGACGCCCCGGACGTCGGCCGATTGGGCGCCTGA
- a CDS encoding glycerophosphodiester phosphodiesterase family protein: MAIAHRGGSLTATNVGIENSLEAFAHAASLGYRHLETDVVTSRDGVAYACHDVKLHRLTGQRLHVADLDSTQVDELLLDARARIPRLEDVLRTHPDAWFSIDVKSPDAVEETCRVVERLGAVDRVCLGSFDHRRTMAIRQRLPQVETAASRREVIEALLVPAARRRPAYRWLSVPATRKGIPVVTRRFVDAAHATGVGVLVWTIDTPPEIERLVGLGVDGIFTDRTDTLRDVLVALGTWEN; this comes from the coding sequence ATGGCGATCGCCCACCGCGGCGGAAGTCTCACGGCGACCAACGTGGGCATCGAGAACTCCCTCGAGGCCTTCGCCCACGCGGCGTCCCTGGGCTACCGGCACCTCGAGACCGATGTCGTCACCTCCCGCGACGGCGTCGCGTACGCGTGCCACGACGTCAAGCTGCACCGGCTCACTGGGCAGCGCCTGCACGTCGCCGACCTCGACTCGACCCAGGTCGACGAGCTCCTGCTCGACGCACGCGCCCGGATCCCCCGCCTCGAGGACGTGTTGCGGACGCACCCTGACGCCTGGTTCAGCATCGACGTCAAGTCGCCGGACGCCGTCGAGGAGACCTGTCGGGTCGTCGAGCGGCTCGGTGCCGTCGACCGAGTCTGCCTCGGCAGCTTCGACCACCGGCGCACCATGGCCATCCGGCAGCGCCTGCCGCAGGTCGAGACCGCCGCCTCGCGCCGTGAGGTGATCGAGGCCCTCCTGGTGCCGGCGGCGCGCCGCCGCCCGGCATACCGGTGGCTGAGCGTGCCCGCCACCCGCAAGGGCATCCCGGTCGTCACGAGGCGCTTCGTCGACGCGGCGCACGCCACGGGCGTGGGCGTGCTCGTCTGGACCATCGACACACCTCCGGAGATCGAGCGCCTCGTGGGGCTGGGCGTCGACGGGATCTTCACCGACCGCACCGACACGCTGCGCGACGTCCTCGTCGCCCTCGGGACCTGGGAGAACTGA
- a CDS encoding phosphoribosyltransferase → MTTPEREVLTWDLFGTASRELATLVHDSGFAPDVVLGIARGGLVPAGAIAYALDCKNLFALNVEFYTGVGTTRDAPVILPPFLNAADLDGKSVLVVDDVADSGRTLELVVSFCRGHGDDVRTAVLYDKPASVVAPDYTWRSTERWINFPWSEPPLVDRTGVLDV, encoded by the coding sequence ATGACGACGCCCGAGCGCGAGGTCCTGACCTGGGATTTGTTCGGCACCGCGAGCCGGGAGCTGGCCACGCTGGTGCACGACTCGGGCTTCGCGCCCGACGTCGTGCTCGGCATCGCCCGGGGCGGCCTCGTGCCGGCCGGGGCGATCGCGTACGCCCTGGACTGCAAGAACCTCTTCGCCCTGAACGTCGAGTTCTACACCGGCGTCGGCACGACACGGGACGCGCCGGTGATCCTGCCGCCGTTCCTCAACGCCGCCGACCTGGACGGCAAGAGCGTCCTCGTGGTCGACGACGTCGCCGACAGCGGCCGCACCCTGGAGCTCGTCGTGAGCTTCTGCCGCGGGCACGGTGACGACGTGCGCACCGCGGTGCTGTACGACAAACCCGCGTCGGTCGTGGCTCCCGACTACACGTGGCGCAGCACCGAGCGATGGATCAACTTCCCGTGGTCCGAACCTCCGCTCGTCGACCGCACCGGGGTCCTCGACGTGTGA